A window of Helicoverpa armigera isolate CAAS_96S chromosome 30, ASM3070526v1, whole genome shotgun sequence contains these coding sequences:
- the LOC135119179 gene encoding uncharacterized protein LOC135119179 → MPRRCELGCSHNPGVTQHQFPHPEKNPELFKAWVNIVGGKLETADDIKFYRKRVICDIHFADKFKNRNNRLNNIAVPTLHLQGAPSQDAHMPPATPHIPTELPMPEHNIWNLPSTSKQIVTGAPSQDAHMPPATPHIPTELPMPEHNIWDLPSTSKQIITAAPPNACVIAAEHNYCSKHGIQQRRKLKGDKKKLKSTSSLENELKISRFQMKNLKTEIIRLRKRSSSLKERLASVDKISNTNCLKNNEKYDNCSKNIHKHAVHPNSQESSWAEVYFKGKVLSLSMYKKSPKSYTLLYKYFTLPSIKSLKRLLAKIEIESGLNKFYS, encoded by the exons gtgtgacacaacatcaatttccacacccagaaaagaatcctgagttattcaaagcctgggttaatatagttggtggaaaactggagactgcagatgatatcaaattttacagaaagcgagtcatctgtgacatacattttgcagacaagtttaagaatcgcaacaaccgtttaaataacatagctgttcctactctccatcttcagg gtgctccatcacaagatgctcatatgcctcctgcaactccacatataccaactgaacttcctatgcctgaacataatatatggaatctgccttctacatcaaagcaaatagtcactg gtgctccatcacaagatgctcatatgcctcctgcaactccacatataccaactgaacttcctatgcctgaacataatatatgggatctgccttctacatcaaagcaaataatcactg ctgcacctcccaatgcgtgtgttatagcagcagaacataattattgcagtaaacatggtatacaacaaagacggaaacttaaaggagacaaaa aaaaactgaaatcaacttcatcgctggagaatgaattaaagatttcaagattccaaatgaagaatttaaaaaccgaaattattcggttacgtaaacggagtagtagtttgaaagaaagattagccagcgttgataaaattagcaatacaaattgtttaaaaaataacgagaaatatgacaactgcagcaaaaatattcacaaacatgcagtacacccaaactcacaagagagctcgtgggcggaggtttactttaaaggaaaagttttgtctctctccatgtacaaaaagagtcccaagagttatactcttttatataaatactttacattgccctctataaaatcattaaaaaggcttcttgcgaaaattgaaatagagtcggggctaaataagttttattcataa